The nucleotide window GCAAAATCTATGATTGCATTAATTCACcctaaaatattacaaaaaaatgaaaaattgggtTTCCTTCAGCCCATCTAGTGGTAAGAACTCACTCTTGTGTAAGTCAGACAATATCATCTTTGAACAGGCTTTGTTAATGGAAACAAAATACTTACTCTGATCTAAAATAATACATTATTAAGAATGATTATATACGTGTAGTCATGATAATTGATTCAAAATTCATCACTTACGTAAACTTCATTAAACACATTCAGTGTCTCTTTGAGGGTAATATTATTCTCAATATTTTGTATGTGAGAACAATTAGCCCCTGAAGGGCTGAATGAGTTCGTCAGTGCTATACAGCTGCCTGATGATTGCCTGTGATTTTAATGTAGAGTATTTTTCCCAATTGTATTGATTTCATTATAGTATAGTACTTTATTGTGTATAAAAACTCCCTTCATTAAGtgataaaattattatttcatttaataaaaaatgtgCTGGGAGTGAAGGGACAAGAGGTCCACTATCTTACCTAAAAAACAAGGGATTATAATATTGGTAAATGATCTACACAGGGGAAGTTATAAATTTAACCACTGTTCCATGAGTTCTACTTTTACACAGATTCTGGGACAAAGTAGGCATTTAAATTCTTATAGAGTGAATTAACTAAAATACATAcgtatataattaaaatatatatataaatccttATATACCAAAAACACTTAGAACACTGGTTGCCCGACATATCCAACATCTTCATCTTATATTGTTAAAAATGGAGGAATTGATGAAAGAGATTTCCCAAGGTCACTGAGCTAGTCAGTGGCAGAAGAGGGAATAgatttatgtatatgtttatcCTTTACAGAGTATTTTTCTTTGGTGCAAAGGTGAAAACTAGACTCTCCTATTATACCCATTGCATTCAGCATAAGAAGGAAAACTCAAAGATAGAGACATTTATTAAGCAAATATCAGGTACTTATGATGAAAAAATGCATAATTATCTTTCCATTAATGCAGAATTGCAGACGATAGTTTCTGAGGAAGCCAATGACAAAAACTGTCCTAATACAAGTGAAAAGAGTGTAAAATGTTATAGTAGGAGGCAGCTTTTTAGAACtcatgaaaggaaaggaaagaaagagtccCTTTTTTCTTGGGGGAAATATTCAAAAGCCAGTAACTCTCAAACTgcatcaagaaacagaacattaccaGAAGGAAAAGACCTTTCAATGTCCCTTCCATTTTGCTCTATTCAAAGATAACTACTATTCTGCCTTCTAATACTATGTATTTACTCGTGTTTAAACTTCATACATAAAATAGTACACCATGTATTCCTTTGTGTGAAACATCTTTGCACATTAATTTTGTGAAAATCTATGTCCTTTTATCAGTTTACAAACTTTTCTCTTATTAAGAGTTCTTATTTATCGAgcgaagaaaaaaatgagatttttgtCTCCACAGATTATAATATTGGAATTCTCTGTGGTCAAAACAACTTTCCTAAATATGATTTGCAATATTCATTTGTAATTCTCACTAGTAAATTAGTTTATGTAACCACTTAAATTCAAGTAACTAAACGAATCGTTTGAAATTCTCTCCACCAACCTTGCAATCACCAACCTCTTATCTAGAACAGTTATAGTTCAATGTCCCATTCTGGGTCTGTTTGTCTTGTCTTGATTACACATTCTCATTTAGTCATGAATGAAAATCTAACATATACATTTTAGTATAAACCAGAATCCCTAAAGCTGAAGCAGAATTGGGAGACTGACCCCAAATTCGGTTAACTGATTGATCTCTGCTTCTCTCCTATTCAGGTAAATGAAGATAAGTTCCTTCcaaagtcaatgaatgtggcaaatcACTCTTGGGTGATGGAATTTGTGTTGCTGGGACTCTCTAGTTCCAAGGAGCTCCAGCCTTTGCTGTTTGTCATATTTTCTCTGCTCTACCTAGCAATACTGCTGGGAAACTTTCTGATTATCCTCACTGTGACCTCAGATTCCCGCCTTCATACCCCAATGTATTTTCTGCTTGCAAACCTCTCTTTTATAGATATATGTGTTGCCTCTtttgctaccccaaaaatgatTGCAGACTTGTTGTTTGAGCACAAGACTATTTCTTTTGAAGCCTGCATGGCCCAGATATTTTGTGTTCACCTCTTTGCCGGAGGTGAAATGGTGCTCCTTGTATCCATGGCTTATGACCGGTACGTTGCTATATGCAAACCTCTCCACTACACGACAATCATGAGCTGGCGTGTGTGTATTACACTGGTCCTCATCCCATGGTCTATTGGCTTTATCCATACTATCAGCCAGTTGGCATTTACTGTTAACTTGCCTTTTTGTGGACCTAATCAGGTAGACAGTTTCTTCTGTGACCTCCCTCTAGTGACCAAACTGGCCTGCATAGACACGTATGTTGTCAGTCTACTAATCGTTGCAGACAGTGGCTTTCTTTCCATGAGttcctttctcctcttggctgtCTCCTACACTGTGATACTCATCACAGTTAGGACTCGCTCCTCTGCTAGCATGGCAAAGGCCCGCTCCACACTGACCGCTCATATCACTGTTGTCATGCTGTTCTTTGGACCATGCATATTCATATATGTGTGGCCCTTCAGCGGTTATTCACTTGACAAAGTCCTTGCTGTATTCTACACCATCTTTACTCCCATTTTAAACCCAGTTATCTATACTCTAAGGAACAAAGAAATGAAGGCAGCTATGTCAAAATTGAAGAGTCGATATCTGACGCGAGGCCAAATTACTGCAGTCATAAGAAATGCTCTTAtcttggaaacaaaataaatatgacaTGACTATTACCACTGTACAAATGGTATTACTGTGATGTTTAAGCTAATCATTTTAACCAGTGGCAATGTTTTActtaaatttacttaaaaaagtaatgatgacaataaaaaaattataggaTGATCCTTACTGACTGTCATATTCTCTTCATCCATTGTGAGCtcttcttttgtttctgtttcttacttttatatttatttagaacTTTTTAAGATACAGACTTTGAAGacagtgagaaatggattttaattatatgtcataAATAAATAGCACCTCTCTCACAATAATACTGTTTAGATCTGGATTTTAGAGTTAcaataggtatatatatatatatatgatatcatATACTGAGATAAGAATGCATTTCACACAGTAGGATAGAACTGACAGCAAATGAAGACAATTCTCTGACAGCTGTTAACGGTATGGGAAATATTAAATAGCATGGCTCCCCAAGATGAAGGCATTTATATTCAACACTCACAAATCCTCCTTCATTGTGCTGCTTAATACATATTCAAGGAAAACAACTCACTGAATAAATTTG belongs to Manis pentadactyla isolate mManPen7 chromosome 11, mManPen7.hap1, whole genome shotgun sequence and includes:
- the LOC118909837 gene encoding olfactory receptor 4K15-like, with product MNVANHSWVMEFVLLGLSSSKELQPLLFVIFSLLYLAILLGNFLIILTVTSDSRLHTPMYFLLANLSFIDICVASFATPKMIADLLFEHKTISFEACMAQIFCVHLFAGGEMVLLVSMAYDRYVAICKPLHYTTIMSWRVCITLVLIPWSIGFIHTISQLAFTVNLPFCGPNQVDSFFCDLPLVTKLACIDTYVVSLLIVADSGFLSMSSFLLLAVSYTVILITVRTRSSASMAKARSTLTAHITVVMLFFGPCIFIYVWPFSGYSLDKVLAVFYTIFTPILNPVIYTLRNKEMKAAMSKLKSRYLTRGQITAVIRNALILETK